One Patescibacteria group bacterium DNA window includes the following coding sequences:
- a CDS encoding LytR C-terminal domain-containing protein, with translation MLARSAKKSKKISAKRKEGFSWKKSKAARKARKKIRFLFFAVLSLVLTTLLLTAFSIYKFAKAPLISASLGSIEKNEEWQGEDDLNVLFLVVGDINKTTSSLKGAYILKIVPQSQNYFIVNLPIFADCDLAERYGEGSLSKAFVIGNVRLTQETVFKQLAVYSNSYVLIDEKGISEIKEMFGEVDLKDISKNVSATKLYLNPNFLKFLKTRVKSNLSMGEIFRVLGFVRGENSGKVFEINEESFKDRELFDVFWKSYILRGITGEENARIMILNGAEIAGLAGWGGRVVENSGLTLLDVGNTEKKYEKSFLVSVDPLSKTSQKLSRVFGIAEIKDRDAVESGTEPFFRGEVVVILGLDIGNVL, from the coding sequence ATGCTTGCTCGTTCTGCCAAAAAGTCAAAAAAAATCTCTGCTAAAAGAAAAGAAGGGTTTAGCTGGAAAAAATCTAAAGCCGCGCGAAAGGCGCGAAAGAAAATCCGTTTTCTTTTCTTTGCCGTTTTATCCCTTGTTTTAACAACTCTTTTACTTACCGCATTTTCAATCTACAAATTTGCTAAAGCTCCTTTAATTTCAGCGTCCCTTGGGTCCATAGAAAAAAACGAGGAATGGCAAGGGGAGGACGACCTTAATGTTTTATTTTTAGTGGTGGGGGATATAAACAAAACAACTTCGTCTCTTAAAGGCGCTTATATTTTAAAAATTGTTCCGCAAAGTCAAAATTATTTTATAGTAAACCTCCCAATTTTTGCCGATTGCGACCTTGCCGAAAGATATGGGGAAGGAAGTTTGTCTAAAGCCTTTGTTATTGGCAATGTTCGTCTTACGCAGGAAACGGTGTTTAAACAGCTTGCGGTATATTCCAACTCGTATGTTTTAATTGACGAAAAGGGTATTTCCGAGATTAAAGAAATGTTTGGCGAGGTGGATTTAAAAGATATTAGTAAAAATGTTTCCGCCACAAAACTTTATTTAAACCCCAACTTCCTAAAATTTTTAAAAACCCGCGTTAAATCCAACTTAAGTATGGGCGAGATATTTAGGGTTTTAGGTTTTGTTAGAGGAGAAAATAGCGGCAAAGTTTTTGAAATTAACGAGGAATCATTCAAGGATAGGGAACTTTTTGATGTGTTTTGGAAAAGCTACATATTGCGGGGTATTACGGGGGAGGAAAACGCGCGAATAATGATTTTAAACGGCGCGGAGATAGCGGGGCTTGCTGGGTGGGGGGGCAGGGTAGTTGAAAATAGCGGATTAACTTTGCTGGATGTAGGCAATACCGAAAAAAAGTATGAGAAAAGTTTTTTAGTTTCCGTAGACCCTTTGTCCAAAACCTCGCAGAAACTATCCCGCGTTTTTGGCATAGCGGAAATAAAAGACCGAGACGCTGTGGAGAGCGGAACAGAGCCTTTTTTTCGTGGGGAAGTGGTGGTTATTTTGGGGCTTGACATTGGTAATGTTTTATGA